One part of the Truepera radiovictrix DSM 17093 genome encodes these proteins:
- a CDS encoding phytoene/squalene synthase family protein, whose protein sequence is MIGARASGLTHVFEPKEAVAACAQLTRAHSSTFYLGSRFFPARERSAVSVIYAVCRSGDDAVDEAPSPEVGRRRLLVWQEGIERAYAGEPQPGAFLEVGLHWVLQHYEVPRSAFDELYLGLESDLDNRPFHTMDELMLYCRRVAGVVGLLIAPIAGYRGGEATLQCALALGQAMQLTNILRDVGEDLAMGRLYLPLELMDKHGVTRASLEAGVVSDRYIALLEELAERTCALYREGWQGIPKLNGVAAAAVGVAALNYEGILNKLRQNGYDNLTKRAYLRPVERLALIPKAVYGICSAP, encoded by the coding sequence GTGATCGGTGCGCGAGCGTCCGGGCTGACCCACGTGTTCGAACCCAAAGAGGCCGTCGCCGCCTGTGCGCAGCTCACCCGCGCGCACTCGAGCACCTTCTACTTGGGTTCGCGCTTCTTTCCGGCCCGTGAAAGGAGCGCCGTGTCGGTGATCTACGCCGTCTGTCGCAGCGGCGACGACGCCGTCGACGAGGCGCCCTCGCCGGAGGTGGGGCGCAGGCGCCTGCTCGTTTGGCAAGAGGGGATCGAGCGCGCCTACGCCGGCGAGCCGCAACCCGGAGCGTTTCTAGAGGTCGGTCTGCACTGGGTGCTGCAGCACTACGAGGTCCCCCGGAGCGCCTTCGACGAACTCTACTTGGGGCTCGAGTCCGACCTCGACAACCGTCCTTTTCACACCATGGACGAGCTGATGCTCTACTGCCGCCGCGTCGCCGGGGTCGTCGGGCTGCTCATCGCCCCGATCGCGGGCTACCGCGGTGGCGAGGCGACGCTGCAGTGCGCCCTAGCGCTCGGCCAGGCGATGCAGCTCACCAACATCTTGCGCGACGTCGGCGAAGACCTCGCCATGGGGCGCCTTTACCTGCCCCTCGAGCTGATGGACAAGCACGGCGTGACCCGCGCTTCGCTCGAGGCGGGCGTCGTCAGCGACCGCTACATCGCCCTTTTGGAGGAGCTCGCCGAGCGCACCTGCGCGCTCTACCGCGAGGGGTGGCAGGGGATCCCCAAACTCAACGGCGTAGCGGCGGCGGCGGTCGGGGTAGCTGCGCTCAACTACGAGGGGATCCTCAACAAGCTTCGGCAAAACGGCTACGACAACCTGACCAAGCGCGCCTACTTGCGCCCCGTCGAACGGCTCGCGCTGATTCCCAAAGCCGTCTACGGCATCTGCAGCGCCCCGTAA
- a CDS encoding bacteriorhodopsin, with product MENLLTYSPVSYSIVSNTLTLGYAAMAAGLVYFVTTSKRAAPPYRLSSTLSAVVMVSAFLALYQLHQTWLSAFTFNGEVWEGGATAFNNGYRYINWSIDVPILLTQLLIVMGFTGARFRRLWLQFVVAGLAMIYTGYAGQFYEATDSARLYLWGAISTAFFLWILVLVRRTIFDPPDALPERAAGLMRGVWWVLLGSWLLYPGAYLMPVFALSEGGVVARQISFTVADVVSKVIYGVMLSRVAELRSQADGYAHALESETQPNPDRRGGAGVAAVQPQGGRAPRKGRVHRS from the coding sequence ATGGAAAACCTGCTCACCTACTCGCCCGTGTCCTACAGCATCGTCTCCAACACGCTCACGCTCGGGTACGCGGCGATGGCCGCGGGGCTCGTCTACTTCGTGACCACCAGCAAACGCGCCGCCCCACCCTACCGCCTCTCCTCGACGCTCTCGGCGGTGGTGATGGTGAGCGCCTTTTTGGCGCTCTATCAGCTCCACCAGACCTGGCTGAGCGCCTTTACGTTTAACGGCGAGGTGTGGGAAGGCGGCGCGACCGCCTTTAACAACGGCTACCGCTACATCAACTGGTCGATCGACGTCCCCATCCTGCTCACGCAGCTCCTCATCGTCATGGGGTTTACCGGCGCGCGCTTTCGCCGCCTCTGGTTGCAGTTCGTCGTCGCCGGCCTGGCGATGATCTACACGGGGTACGCGGGGCAGTTCTATGAGGCTACCGACAGCGCCCGGCTCTACCTCTGGGGGGCTATCAGCACGGCGTTTTTCCTCTGGATTCTGGTGCTCGTGCGGCGGACCATCTTCGACCCGCCGGACGCGCTGCCGGAGCGCGCCGCGGGGCTCATGCGGGGGGTGTGGTGGGTGCTCCTCGGGTCGTGGCTGCTCTATCCGGGCGCCTACTTAATGCCCGTCTTCGCCCTCTCCGAAGGGGGCGTGGTAGCACGGCAGATCTCGTTTACGGTCGCCGACGTCGTCTCGAAGGTGATCTACGGGGTGATGCTGAGCCGCGTCGCCGAGCTGCGCAGCCAGGCCGACGGCTACGCGCACGCGCTCGAGTCCGAAACGCAGCCCAACCCCGACCGGCGCGGGGGTGCGGGGGTCGCGGCGGTGCAGCCCCAGGGGGGGCGCGCCCCGCGCAAGGGGCGGGTCCACCGCTCCTAG
- a CDS encoding type 1 glutamine amidotransferase domain-containing protein, with protein sequence MGNELQGRKVALLISPRGTEQVEFTEPKKAVEAAGGTVHVISTETGSVQAVNSDLEPGDTFTVDKRFSEVSADDYDALIIPGGTVGADTLRGEEAAVRFVRAFFEQAKPVAAICHGPWLLVEAGVVEGRELTSYPTLKTDIRNAGGTWVDQEVVTDQGLVTSRNPNDLPAFCAKLVEEIAEGEHQAQARSA encoded by the coding sequence ATGGGCAACGAACTGCAGGGCCGCAAGGTCGCCCTCCTCATCTCGCCTAGGGGCACCGAGCAGGTCGAGTTTACCGAGCCGAAAAAGGCCGTCGAGGCGGCCGGCGGCACCGTGCACGTGATCAGCACGGAGACCGGCAGCGTCCAGGCGGTCAACAGCGACCTCGAGCCCGGCGACACCTTCACGGTCGACAAGCGCTTTTCGGAGGTCTCGGCCGACGACTACGACGCCCTCATCATCCCCGGCGGCACGGTCGGCGCCGACACGCTCCGCGGCGAGGAGGCGGCCGTACGCTTCGTGCGCGCCTTTTTCGAGCAGGCCAAACCGGTCGCCGCTATCTGCCACGGCCCTTGGCTGCTCGTCGAGGCGGGCGTCGTCGAGGGGCGCGAACTCACCTCCTACCCGACGCTGAAAACCGACATCCGCAACGCGGGCGGCACCTGGGTCGATCAGGAGGTCGTCACCGACCAAGGGTTGGTCACGAGCCGCAACCCGAACGACCTGCCCGCTTTTTGCGCGAAGCTCGTCGAGGAGATCGCCGAAGGCGAGCACCAAGCGCAGGCGCGCAGCGCTTAG
- a CDS encoding sugar-transfer associated ATP-grasp domain-containing protein, whose translation MTRTDPRYGAKRPLRFLKKRLEYQREAPLTTSLPRRLAMWRGGLREASFRLYDLHDPEGAATYLPDTARLETFFINGSFAQGLLKDKLLFSQTLGALLPVPAVVGLIERGTFYPATPDAPPDLLGALAAYGSLVLKPSRGTRGQGVLRLEAPPLRLNGAPVDEVALRARVGALDDVIVTVTVPQAAYAEAIFPGSTNTVRVMTLRDPDTDEPFVARAVHRFGARGTEPTDNWSRGGLCALVEPHTGALSRGVKHAKRTSGKLVWQTHHPDTGAPIEGTVVPHWRALCEALLGAVRALPLLLYVGWDVVVTETGFCVLEGNANPDLDLLQVHGGLLRDPRVRRFYEHHRVI comes from the coding sequence GTGACCCGCACCGACCCCCGCTACGGCGCCAAGCGCCCCCTTCGGTTTCTCAAAAAGCGCCTCGAGTACCAGCGCGAGGCGCCGCTGACGACGAGCTTGCCGCGGCGCCTGGCGATGTGGCGCGGCGGCCTGCGCGAGGCGTCGTTTCGCCTCTACGACCTCCACGACCCCGAGGGCGCGGCGACCTATCTGCCCGACACCGCGCGGCTCGAGACCTTCTTTATCAACGGCAGCTTCGCTCAGGGCCTGCTCAAAGACAAGCTGCTCTTCAGCCAGACGCTCGGGGCGCTGCTGCCGGTACCCGCGGTCGTCGGCCTCATCGAACGGGGGACCTTCTACCCCGCCACCCCCGACGCCCCTCCCGACCTTTTGGGGGCGCTCGCGGCCTACGGCAGCCTGGTCCTCAAACCGTCGCGTGGGACGCGCGGGCAGGGGGTGCTGCGCTTGGAAGCGCCGCCTTTGCGGCTTAACGGCGCGCCCGTCGATGAGGTGGCCCTCCGGGCGCGCGTCGGGGCGCTCGACGACGTGATCGTCACCGTGACCGTGCCGCAAGCCGCCTACGCGGAGGCGATCTTTCCGGGTTCGACCAACACCGTGCGGGTGATGACCCTCCGCGACCCCGACACCGACGAGCCCTTTGTCGCGCGCGCCGTGCACCGCTTCGGCGCGCGCGGCACCGAACCGACCGACAACTGGTCGCGCGGCGGGCTCTGCGCGCTCGTCGAACCGCACACGGGCGCGCTCTCTAGGGGGGTCAAGCACGCCAAACGCACCTCGGGGAAGCTCGTGTGGCAGACCCATCACCCCGACACGGGCGCCCCCATCGAGGGCACCGTGGTGCCGCACTGGCGGGCGCTCTGCGAGGCGCTCCTAGGGGCGGTGCGGGCCCTGCCGCTGCTGCTCTATGTCGGTTGGGACGTGGTCGTCACCGAGACGGGGTTCTGCGTCTTAGAGGGCAACGCCAACCCCGACCTCGACTTGTTGCAGGTTCACGGCGGCCTCCTGCGCGACCCCCGGGTGCGGCGCTTTTACGAGCATCACCGGGTCATCTAG
- a CDS encoding phytoene desaturase family protein yields MPDFDVITVGAGHNALITSAYLAQAGYRVGVFERREIVGGAVATQEIIPGYRFDLGGSAHILIRLTPIVEELGLERFGLEYLDIDPLFFAPYEDGESVFVWRSEERTIEGLERAYPGEGEAYRRFLDDWRPFGRVVKELFLSTPSPLNLGRKMVFGKAVRGDWKRALSMILKPYGEVVDSYFQEERVKAPLVWMAAQSGPPPSEPFSSPFVLWQPLYHEGGMARPKGGSGMLTQALARHIAAHGGQVFVNAPAERILVEGGRATGVQVGGEVYTARTVVAGAHALETFGKLLPEAHRPEGSRSMRVGNGFGAILRLALRERVRYRAHPGDEARRALGLICRDRAQLNAAYGEYLAGHPASDPPLVAMSFSAVDDTLAPPGGEVLWLWAQYFPYELAGARRWDDIEDEVAETILDAFEVHAPGTKAKVVGRLFQHPAWLERHLGLYRGNVMHLEMSLDQMFALRPFLGMAEYRTHLRGLYLTGASTHPGGGIMGASGRNAARVVLKDLERKRV; encoded by the coding sequence GTGCCAGACTTCGACGTCATCACCGTGGGCGCGGGCCACAACGCGCTGATCACCAGCGCTTACCTCGCCCAGGCGGGCTACCGAGTCGGCGTCTTCGAGCGCCGCGAGATCGTGGGGGGGGCGGTCGCCACGCAGGAGATCATTCCGGGTTACCGCTTCGACCTGGGCGGGAGCGCCCACATCCTCATTCGCCTCACCCCCATCGTCGAGGAGCTGGGGCTCGAGCGCTTCGGGCTCGAGTACCTCGACATCGACCCGCTCTTTTTCGCCCCCTACGAGGACGGGGAGAGCGTCTTCGTGTGGCGCAGCGAGGAGCGGACCATCGAGGGGCTCGAGCGCGCCTACCCGGGCGAGGGGGAGGCGTACCGGCGCTTTCTGGACGACTGGCGCCCTTTCGGCAGGGTCGTCAAAGAGCTCTTTTTGAGCACGCCGAGCCCGTTAAACCTGGGCCGCAAGATGGTCTTCGGTAAGGCGGTGCGCGGCGACTGGAAGCGGGCCCTGTCCATGATCCTCAAACCCTACGGCGAGGTCGTCGACAGCTACTTTCAAGAGGAGCGGGTCAAAGCGCCCTTGGTGTGGATGGCGGCGCAGTCGGGGCCGCCGCCCAGCGAGCCCTTCTCGTCGCCCTTCGTCCTCTGGCAGCCCCTTTACCACGAGGGCGGGATGGCGCGGCCGAAGGGCGGTTCGGGGATGCTCACGCAGGCGCTGGCGCGGCACATCGCGGCGCACGGCGGCCAAGTGTTCGTCAACGCGCCCGCCGAGCGCATCCTCGTCGAGGGGGGTCGCGCGACGGGGGTGCAGGTCGGGGGGGAGGTCTACACCGCGCGCACGGTGGTCGCCGGGGCGCACGCACTAGAGACCTTCGGTAAACTTCTGCCCGAGGCGCACCGCCCCGAGGGGAGCCGCAGCATGCGCGTGGGCAACGGTTTCGGAGCGATTTTGCGGCTCGCGCTACGCGAGCGGGTCCGCTACCGCGCCCACCCCGGTGACGAGGCGCGGCGCGCGCTAGGGCTCATCTGCCGCGACCGGGCGCAGCTAAATGCCGCGTACGGCGAGTACCTGGCGGGCCACCCCGCCTCCGACCCGCCCCTAGTGGCCATGAGTTTTAGCGCCGTGGACGACACCTTGGCGCCACCCGGGGGGGAGGTGCTGTGGCTCTGGGCGCAGTACTTCCCCTATGAGCTCGCCGGCGCTCGGCGCTGGGACGACATCGAGGACGAGGTCGCCGAGACCATCCTGGACGCTTTCGAGGTCCACGCCCCCGGCACCAAGGCGAAGGTCGTCGGGCGGCTGTTTCAGCACCCGGCGTGGCTCGAGCGCCACTTGGGGCTCTACCGGGGCAACGTCATGCACCTCGAGATGAGCTTGGACCAGATGTTCGCCCTGCGGCCCTTTTTGGGGATGGCGGAGTACCGGACGCACCTGCGGGGGCTCTACCTGACGGGGGCGAGCACGCACCCGGGCGGTGGCATCATGGGGGCCTCGGGCCGGAACGCGGCGCGGGTGGTGCTCAAGGATCTGGAGCGCAAGCGGGTATGA
- a CDS encoding SDR family oxidoreductase encodes MQLKALHDQVMVITGASSGIGLVTARRAAERGAKLVLAARNEQALQTLAAELQRGGTDAVYVVADVGKEADVERIAQRAWERFGGFDTWVNNAAVGIFGPIVEGQIEDYRRLFETNFWGVVYGSLTAVRHLRGRGGALINVGSAVGDRALPNQGLYSASKHAVKGFTDALRAELEAQGVPISVTLIKPGSIDTPFPQHAKNYMDEEPTLPAPVYAPDLVAEAIMHAAETPVRDLVVGGGGKLISVLGQRAPRLADKALGSQGFLEQQRSGRPPQNPEGALHAPTFGLYERGAYEGRVRETSLYTRGARHPLAAALIAAGALGVGVAAALAGRRALT; translated from the coding sequence ATGCAGCTTAAAGCGCTTCACGACCAGGTGATGGTGATCACGGGCGCGTCGTCGGGGATCGGGCTCGTCACCGCGCGGCGGGCCGCCGAACGCGGGGCGAAGCTCGTGCTCGCCGCCCGCAACGAACAGGCGCTGCAGACGCTCGCCGCGGAGCTTCAACGCGGGGGCACCGACGCGGTGTACGTCGTTGCCGACGTCGGCAAGGAAGCCGACGTCGAGAGGATCGCTCAGCGCGCATGGGAGCGCTTCGGCGGCTTCGACACCTGGGTCAACAACGCCGCTGTCGGGATTTTCGGACCGATCGTCGAGGGCCAGATCGAAGATTACCGGCGGCTTTTCGAGACGAACTTCTGGGGGGTAGTCTACGGCTCGCTGACGGCGGTGCGGCACCTTAGGGGGCGCGGCGGGGCGCTCATCAACGTCGGTTCGGCCGTCGGCGACCGCGCGCTCCCCAACCAGGGGCTCTACTCCGCCTCCAAGCACGCTGTCAAGGGCTTTACCGACGCCCTGCGGGCCGAGCTCGAGGCCCAAGGGGTCCCCATTTCGGTCACGCTCATCAAACCTGGAAGTATCGACACGCCCTTCCCGCAGCACGCCAAAAACTACATGGACGAAGAGCCCACCCTGCCCGCCCCGGTCTACGCGCCCGACCTCGTCGCCGAGGCAATCATGCACGCCGCCGAGACGCCCGTGCGCGACCTCGTCGTGGGGGGCGGCGGCAAGCTCATCTCGGTGCTCGGCCAACGCGCGCCGCGCCTCGCCGACAAAGCGCTCGGCAGCCAGGGGTTTCTCGAGCAGCAGCGCTCGGGTAGGCCCCCGCAAAACCCCGAGGGGGCGCTGCACGCCCCGACGTTCGGCCTTTACGAGCGCGGCGCGTACGAGGGGCGCGTGCGCGAAACCAGCCTCTACACCCGCGGGGCGCGCCACCCCTTGGCGGCCGCGCTGATCGCCGCGGGCGCCCTTGGCGTCGGGGTCGCCGCGGCGCTCGCCGGCAGGCGCGCCCTAACCTGA
- the ispG gene encoding flavodoxin-dependent (E)-4-hydroxy-3-methylbut-2-enyl-diphosphate synthase produces the protein MAYPRRKTVTTYVGGVPIGSEHPIVVQSMTNTDTADAQATAQQVAELYRAGSEVVRITVNTKDAARAVPEIQARLLDEGLEVPLVGDFHFNGHLLLREFPKTAEVLAKYRINPGNVGAGRYHDQNFLTIIEVAKTFDKPVRIGVNWGSLDQQLLTKLMDENAASPEPKEAREVMIEAMLQSALLSAELAEAHGLGHDKIILSAKVSAPRDLWEVYRRLAARCDYPLHLGLTEAGMGVKGIAASAVGLSVLLAEGIGDTVRVSLTPEPGAPRTKEVEVAQEILSALDLRRFAPTVTACPGCGRTTSTLFQEMARDIQAYLKAQMPVWREQYPGVEGLKVAVMGCVVNGPGESKHADIGISLPGTGEDPRAPVYRDGQFVGVLQGKTIVEDFNRMLDEYVKARYGQREVSA, from the coding sequence ATGGCCTACCCTCGCCGCAAAACCGTCACGACCTATGTGGGGGGCGTCCCCATCGGTTCGGAGCACCCCATCGTGGTGCAGTCGATGACCAACACCGACACCGCCGACGCGCAAGCGACCGCGCAGCAGGTCGCCGAGCTCTACCGCGCCGGTAGCGAAGTCGTCCGCATCACGGTCAACACCAAAGACGCCGCTAGAGCCGTTCCCGAGATCCAGGCGCGGCTCCTCGACGAGGGTCTAGAGGTGCCGCTCGTCGGCGACTTTCACTTTAACGGGCACCTCTTGCTGCGCGAGTTTCCCAAGACCGCCGAAGTGCTCGCGAAGTACCGCATCAACCCCGGCAACGTCGGGGCGGGGCGGTACCACGACCAGAACTTCTTGACCATCATCGAGGTCGCCAAAACTTTCGACAAACCGGTGCGCATCGGGGTGAACTGGGGGTCGCTCGACCAGCAGCTTTTGACCAAGCTGATGGATGAAAACGCCGCTTCGCCCGAGCCCAAAGAGGCGCGCGAGGTGATGATCGAGGCGATGCTCCAGTCGGCTCTGCTCTCGGCCGAGCTCGCCGAGGCGCACGGCTTGGGGCACGACAAGATCATCCTCTCGGCCAAGGTCTCCGCCCCGCGTGACCTCTGGGAGGTCTACAGGCGCCTAGCGGCGCGCTGCGACTACCCGCTCCACCTAGGGCTCACCGAAGCGGGAATGGGCGTCAAGGGCATCGCGGCGAGCGCGGTCGGGCTTAGCGTGCTCCTCGCCGAGGGGATCGGCGACACGGTGCGCGTCTCCCTCACGCCGGAGCCGGGGGCGCCGCGCACCAAAGAGGTCGAGGTCGCCCAGGAGATCCTCTCGGCGCTCGACCTGCGGCGCTTCGCCCCGACGGTGACCGCCTGCCCCGGTTGCGGCCGCACCACCAGCACGCTTTTCCAGGAGATGGCGCGCGACATCCAGGCCTACCTCAAGGCGCAGATGCCCGTCTGGCGCGAGCAGTACCCGGGGGTCGAAGGGCTCAAAGTAGCCGTCATGGGTTGCGTGGTCAACGGCCCCGGCGAGTCGAAGCACGCGGACATCGGTATCTCGCTCCCCGGCACCGGTGAGGACCCGAGAGCCCCCGTCTACCGCGACGGCCAGTTCGTCGGCGTGTTGCAGGGCAAAACCATCGTCGAAGACTTTAACCGCATGCTCGACGAGTACGTCAAGGCGCGTTACGGCCAGCGGGAAGTGAGCGCGTAG
- a CDS encoding carotenoid biosynthesis protein — protein sequence MARLRHLLPTSHEPFGAMTYLQFHLVFLLPPLLLLGALTRRAARRGELPRFGLAALALHALVAFLYTTPWDNYLVARGVWGYGAGRVLFTVGWVPFEEYLFFILQTLLTGTLTLLLGRSVRLGPPLGAHTARLVQGGGALAWLLLAAAGVLALSTERGTYFGLIAAWAAPVLALQWGFGGDLLVRRWRWVLPSAALPTLYLWLADRVALGAGIWWISPALSTGWRPLGLPVEEALFFLLTNLLIVFGMTLALAPESLGRLRALAKLRWWRVAFVLWVLTMVPTPLLPGAFVPLAYLSTLLLTLGVLGCALERYGRRAWSLFALAFLFGVVVEWLGYRTGVPFGAYRYTAPGPALLGVPLLVPLGWFAFTMIALALAPRGSARWFAPLVLVAWDVGLDPLMVSQGFWAFASGAYYGVPLSNFVGWYAAGWVLVALLLRLEPRLETERPRDLHAVFWVQLFLMTFGLLFFGLPWAALAVLVAMGAVGIWAAFPQQTTAWAVGGAARLKRAAQGALVALIARCLPWIIRRSLRRGLHGVYARGPWGALPKGGFILAANHHAWWDPYLAWFIGRRLGRPLSGLMLDATVERFPFFRAHGALKTTEVREALRRLARGEVLILFPEGVLRPPGQVSRTRPGVLYLARRAGVPVVPLAIRVTVRGAQHPEALLSVGAPLEATDAAALEGALNALLGDLDDLLRRAEAEQPPPGFTAWLGGAKSTHERAAWVGRVFRS from the coding sequence TTGGCACGGTTGCGCCACCTGCTCCCTACAAGCCACGAGCCCTTCGGCGCCATGACCTACTTGCAGTTTCACCTCGTCTTCCTCCTGCCGCCTTTGCTGCTGCTCGGCGCGCTGACGCGCCGCGCGGCGCGGCGCGGCGAGCTCCCCCGCTTCGGCCTCGCCGCCCTCGCCCTGCACGCGCTCGTGGCGTTTCTCTACACCACCCCGTGGGACAACTACCTGGTGGCGCGCGGCGTGTGGGGGTACGGGGCGGGGCGGGTGCTCTTCACCGTCGGGTGGGTGCCCTTCGAGGAGTACCTGTTTTTCATCCTCCAGACGCTGCTGACGGGGACGCTGACGCTGCTCTTGGGGCGTTCGGTGCGCTTGGGGCCGCCCCTAGGAGCCCACACCGCGCGCCTCGTGCAGGGCGGCGGGGCGCTCGCGTGGCTTCTCTTGGCGGCGGCCGGGGTGCTCGCGCTCTCGACCGAACGCGGCACCTACTTCGGCCTCATCGCGGCGTGGGCGGCGCCCGTGTTGGCGCTGCAGTGGGGGTTTGGCGGCGACCTGCTCGTCAGGCGCTGGCGCTGGGTGCTGCCGAGCGCCGCGCTGCCGACGCTCTACCTCTGGTTGGCCGACCGCGTCGCCCTCGGCGCGGGCATCTGGTGGATCTCACCGGCGCTCTCGACGGGGTGGCGGCCCCTAGGGCTGCCCGTCGAGGAGGCGCTCTTTTTTCTGCTCACAAACCTGCTCATCGTCTTCGGGATGACGCTCGCCCTCGCGCCCGAGTCGTTAGGGCGGTTGCGCGCGCTCGCCAAGCTCCGCTGGTGGCGCGTGGCGTTCGTCTTGTGGGTGCTGACGATGGTGCCGACGCCGCTCCTGCCGGGGGCGTTCGTCCCGCTCGCCTACCTCAGCACGCTCCTGCTGACCCTCGGGGTGCTGGGCTGCGCCCTGGAGCGCTACGGGCGGCGGGCGTGGTCGCTCTTTGCGCTCGCCTTTCTTTTCGGGGTGGTGGTCGAGTGGCTCGGCTACCGCACGGGTGTGCCCTTCGGGGCGTACCGCTACACCGCGCCGGGGCCGGCGCTCTTGGGGGTGCCGCTGCTGGTGCCTCTAGGCTGGTTCGCGTTCACCATGATCGCCCTCGCGCTCGCCCCGCGGGGCAGCGCGCGCTGGTTCGCGCCCCTGGTGCTGGTCGCGTGGGACGTGGGGCTCGACCCGCTCATGGTGTCGCAGGGCTTCTGGGCGTTCGCGTCGGGGGCGTACTACGGGGTGCCCCTGAGCAACTTCGTGGGGTGGTACGCCGCGGGGTGGGTCTTGGTGGCGCTGCTGCTGCGGCTCGAGCCCCGCTTGGAGACGGAGCGTCCGCGCGACCTGCACGCGGTCTTCTGGGTGCAGCTCTTTCTCATGACCTTCGGCCTGCTCTTTTTCGGCCTGCCGTGGGCGGCGCTGGCGGTGCTCGTGGCGATGGGCGCGGTCGGCATCTGGGCGGCGTTCCCGCAGCAGACCACCGCTTGGGCCGTGGGGGGCGCGGCGCGCCTCAAGCGCGCCGCGCAAGGGGCCCTGGTCGCGCTCATCGCTCGCTGCCTCCCCTGGATCATCCGGCGTTCGCTGCGGCGGGGGTTGCACGGGGTCTACGCGCGCGGGCCGTGGGGGGCGCTCCCCAAGGGGGGCTTTATCCTGGCGGCGAACCATCACGCGTGGTGGGACCCCTACTTGGCGTGGTTCATCGGCCGCCGCCTCGGCCGGCCCCTGAGCGGGCTGATGTTGGACGCGACCGTCGAGCGCTTCCCCTTTTTCCGCGCTCACGGCGCTTTAAAGACCACCGAGGTGCGCGAAGCGCTGCGGCGCCTCGCGCGCGGCGAGGTCCTTATCCTCTTCCCCGAGGGGGTGCTGCGCCCCCCCGGGCAGGTGTCACGGACGCGCCCCGGCGTCCTCTACCTCGCGCGGCGCGCGGGGGTGCCGGTGGTGCCGCTCGCGATACGCGTCACGGTGCGCGGGGCGCAGCACCCCGAGGCGCTCCTCAGCGTAGGCGCGCCCCTTGAAGCGACCGACGCCGCGGCGCTCGAGGGGGCCCTCAACGCGCTTTTAGGCGACCTCGACGACCTGCTGCGCCGCGCCGAAGCGGAGCAGCCACCGCCGGGCTTTACGGCGTGGCTAGGCGGCGCGAAAAGCACGCACGAGCGCGCGGCGTGGGTGGGGCGGGTGTTTCGCTCGTGA
- a CDS encoding YbjQ family protein codes for MLYTTERVEGVEVGELLTACAVSAANVVKDLRENLRNLVGGEMKHYEALLERTLTRALETLEEKAKANGYDGVLGVRVVAPKVVEGGAEIIVYGNGFRYRHPRPD; via the coding sequence GTGCTCTACACCACGGAGCGCGTCGAGGGGGTTGAGGTCGGTGAGCTCCTCACCGCCTGCGCCGTGAGCGCCGCGAACGTCGTCAAAGACCTCCGGGAGAACCTGCGCAACCTCGTCGGCGGGGAGATGAAGCACTACGAAGCCCTCCTCGAGAGGACCCTGACGCGCGCCCTGGAGACCCTCGAGGAAAAAGCCAAGGCAAACGGCTACGACGGCGTGCTCGGTGTCAGGGTGGTTGCGCCCAAGGTCGTTGAGGGGGGTGCTGAAATCATCGTGTATGGCAACGGCTTTCGCTACCGACACCCTCGCCCCGACTGA